A single region of the bacterium genome encodes:
- a CDS encoding DUF2079 domain-containing protein has translation MKLYPTMVFGISAIIFLMQVCFFWQFTADDAFISFRYAANFAAGNGLTWNPGEPHIEGYTSWLWTLLMTIPHWLNIDTVLFSKLTGIIITILYLSITYRFFRLIVIWPEPDHKKRPAMFGIIMLVCFSGTAVHAISGMETALSTLFITVFLYQLMFNTVYPTDKPAYILPLIGLFAGLTRPENNLLVLTGLSSITIVMPTLKRWLFIRQCLLFYLLPGLIYFLWRWAYYGQLFPLPFYIKTTAPPYVSGLGSWFGLLKYLTLHFAIFLFIGLTKLRKELLPVIISSGILLVFFAVPSHIMGFNWRYFFPLIPFIFIIATRGVVIFANWLQRHLSLAINSEQTVWHIVVSSLCICISLGFLSELPTEIKRKQTYARGLTTAHITLGKKLAELKSDYIFENRTNPTSLTLAIADAGAVPYYSRWRTIDTYGLNNPAIALTGNRDPKIIFAQNPDILVLISESDSIFIPKLPWEQSLYNTAIQCGMVPIKILPFRVNDYYLWVMAHPDTTIAHRLEKWR, from the coding sequence ATGAAATTATATCCAACTATGGTATTTGGAATATCAGCGATTATTTTTTTAATGCAGGTATGTTTTTTCTGGCAATTTACCGCAGATGATGCGTTTATCTCATTTCGATATGCCGCGAATTTCGCTGCTGGGAATGGGTTGACCTGGAATCCGGGCGAACCGCATATTGAAGGATATACCAGCTGGCTATGGACCTTATTAATGACTATCCCACATTGGCTTAATATTGATACGGTCTTGTTCTCTAAACTAACCGGGATAATTATTACGATACTTTATCTGTCCATAACCTATCGATTTTTTCGATTGATAGTAATCTGGCCAGAACCTGACCACAAAAAGCGTCCCGCTATGTTTGGAATAATTATGCTCGTTTGTTTTTCCGGAACGGCAGTGCATGCAATTTCAGGAATGGAAACAGCGTTATCTACGTTATTTATAACCGTATTTCTCTATCAGCTAATGTTCAATACCGTATATCCGACCGACAAACCTGCCTATATTTTGCCGTTAATCGGACTCTTTGCCGGATTAACCCGTCCGGAAAACAACCTACTAGTTCTCACCGGGTTAAGTTCTATCACCATTGTTATGCCAACCCTGAAAAGATGGTTATTCATTAGGCAGTGTTTGTTGTTTTATCTTCTCCCTGGACTAATCTATTTTCTCTGGCGATGGGCATATTACGGTCAATTATTTCCATTGCCGTTTTATATCAAAACGACTGCACCACCATATGTATCTGGGTTAGGGTCATGGTTTGGTTTGTTAAAATATCTTACTCTGCATTTTGCTATTTTTTTGTTTATCGGATTAACGAAACTACGTAAGGAATTGTTACCAGTAATTATTTCATCTGGAATATTACTAGTATTTTTTGCTGTCCCATCACACATTATGGGATTTAACTGGCGATACTTTTTCCCGTTAATACCATTCATATTCATTATCGCGACTAGAGGAGTAGTTATCTTCGCTAATTGGTTGCAACGGCATCTATCGCTAGCCATCAATTCGGAGCAAACCGTTTGGCATATAGTTGTATCCAGTTTATGTATATGTATCTCACTAGGTTTTCTATCGGAACTACCTACCGAAATTAAGCGCAAACAAACTTATGCACGCGGATTAACTACCGCTCATATTACGCTCGGCAAAAAACTCGCTGAACTAAAATCGGATTACATCTTTGAAAACCGGACTAACCCAACTTCTCTGACACTAGCGATTGCGGATGCCGGCGCGGTCCCTTATTATTCCCGGTGGCGGACCATAGATACCTATGGGCTCAATAACCCTGCAATAGCATTAACTGGAAACCGTGATCCGAAGATAATTTTTGCACAGAACCCTGACATCCTCGTGCTGATTTCTGAATCCGACTCAATATTTATACCGAAACTACCTTGGGAACAATCTCTATACAACACGGCGATACAGTGCGGTATGGTTCCAATTAAAATATTACCATTTCGGGTCAATGACTACTATTTGTGGGTTATGGCACATCCGGATACGACAATTGCACACAGGCTTGAAAAATGGAGGTAA
- a CDS encoding glycosyltransferase family 4 protein — protein MNVGIITDSYLPIVGGAEIHIANLARVLTAAGIQIEIYTITEGWSEYDQIRIHRYPRSPNHQRYRYFLYIPYLLRTVKNLYQFSKDKNVLHCHYTSYLTAISVLVSKFRHIPVVVTLHGAGTLDSSTRRSRFGWIYRFLSLKFATYIISTSNEMASLARKYVPSNKITVIPNGVDTRRFSPRKMQNKGNKIIVLTARRLVPKNGVQYLIEAIPAVLNQIDDIEFHIIGTGELEEYIRKRVKLLEIEQYVKFFGKIENEQLPDYLSNADIVVFPSRAESTSIACLEAMAMGKAVIASAVGGYPDLLGDNQRGILVNLFDTETSTYSAPLSLPDEKLALLANAIVRLAKNQMLREELGTNAREFVVTYYDWRELTRRIIEIYTTVIRSKV, from the coding sequence ATGAATGTAGGCATTATCACTGATTCTTATCTGCCAATAGTCGGTGGTGCGGAAATACATATAGCCAATTTAGCTCGAGTTTTAACAGCAGCGGGAATTCAAATTGAAATTTACACGATTACTGAAGGTTGGTCAGAGTACGACCAAATTCGGATTCATCGATATCCACGATCGCCAAACCATCAACGGTATCGCTATTTCCTTTATATTCCTTATCTACTTAGAACGGTTAAAAACCTCTATCAATTTTCGAAAGATAAAAATGTTCTCCATTGCCACTATACCTCCTATTTAACCGCCATATCTGTCCTTGTTTCGAAATTCCGCCATATACCGGTCGTGGTCACTTTACATGGTGCTGGTACGTTAGATTCGTCTACGCGTCGGTCGAGATTTGGGTGGATATATCGCTTTCTATCATTAAAATTCGCTACGTATATTATCTCAACTAGTAATGAAATGGCATCGTTGGCTCGGAAATACGTTCCATCGAATAAAATAACCGTTATTCCAAACGGAGTAGATACGCGCCGATTTTCACCGAGAAAAATGCAGAATAAAGGAAATAAAATAATTGTGCTAACCGCCCGACGACTGGTTCCGAAAAACGGTGTCCAATATCTTATCGAAGCGATACCAGCGGTATTGAATCAAATAGATGATATTGAATTTCATATTATTGGAACCGGAGAATTAGAAGAGTATATCCGCAAGCGAGTCAAACTTCTCGAGATAGAACAGTATGTAAAATTTTTTGGAAAAATTGAAAACGAACAATTACCTGACTATTTATCAAATGCGGATATCGTAGTATTTCCATCTCGGGCAGAGTCAACCAGTATCGCGTGTTTAGAAGCAATGGCTATGGGCAAGGCAGTCATCGCAAGTGCGGTAGGTGGATATCCGGATTTACTTGGAGATAACCAGCGCGGGATTCTGGTCAACTTATTTGATACCGAAACTTCAACATATTCTGCACCGTTGTCACTGCCCGACGAGAAGTTAGCCCTATTAGCTAATGCGATAGTCCGATTAGCGAAAAATCAAATGTTACGAGAAGAACTGGGAACAAACGCTCGCGAGTTTGTGGTAACCTATTATGATTGGCGGGAATTAACTCGACGAATTATTGAAATTTATACTACCGTTATTCGAAGTAAAGTTTAA
- a CDS encoding discoidin domain-containing protein → MERSIVIIILIALASLALGTISRADLVYLQNGKVIDGEISETVTGMVLIKGKGGTFTVDPAMVLRIVQQNGSESESIFNWYLEVGSVIRYEEAETIQSALNSLGYPSVQIVDDPPYYRVWLGPVRKESETIAIARRIASTNLPIAGITGRKLFRLVSEPGSASISSTAVIEQNIALSFNGARVTTDSQLVEYPAENAIDGNSVDLASRWVSDSSFNPHWLEVEFGTMKPFSRIELYTGEAHQFDYLLRDFSLQYWSGTEWIDIPGTRKKNNLIENPIFTFTELTAQKVRLYITHGSKRDNIARVYELRILTRELFQPKDRKLYSSESIRNYQVQLLSPTSLLTSKPTIIVATTTWYPLFCSVRYTAENSAVFTASILPEATEFWTNADLRRSLEISADDYHTTIHFDTEHTPGYSNLRGSGTISFQLKSKSPASPGLYQKILRISLLNPENRSSLVFQEIPFTLQVE, encoded by the coding sequence ATGGAAAGATCAATAGTTATAATCATACTAATTGCGTTAGCTAGTTTAGCGTTAGGTACGATAAGCCGAGCAGATTTAGTTTATCTCCAAAATGGTAAAGTGATTGACGGTGAGATCAGTGAGACCGTAACTGGAATGGTACTGATTAAAGGGAAAGGAGGAACATTCACGGTAGACCCGGCGATGGTATTACGAATTGTTCAGCAGAATGGTTCTGAATCTGAATCAATATTCAATTGGTATCTAGAGGTTGGTAGCGTAATTAGGTATGAGGAAGCGGAAACGATACAATCTGCGCTGAATTCGCTTGGATATCCTTCGGTGCAGATAGTTGATGACCCGCCGTATTATCGAGTTTGGTTGGGTCCGGTTCGAAAAGAAAGCGAAACGATTGCGATTGCGCGACGGATAGCCTCAACGAATTTGCCAATCGCAGGAATTACTGGAAGAAAATTGTTCCGGTTAGTATCAGAACCCGGATCCGCGAGCATTTCATCAACAGCAGTGATTGAACAAAATATTGCATTATCGTTCAATGGCGCGCGAGTTACCACAGATAGCCAACTCGTAGAGTATCCGGCAGAAAACGCTATTGACGGGAATAGTGTTGACCTAGCGAGTCGCTGGGTTTCCGATTCGAGTTTTAATCCGCATTGGCTTGAAGTTGAGTTCGGAACTATGAAACCGTTTAGTCGCATCGAATTATATACTGGTGAAGCGCATCAGTTCGATTATCTATTGCGCGATTTTTCGCTTCAATACTGGAGCGGAACAGAATGGATTGATATTCCCGGGACGAGGAAAAAGAATAATCTAATTGAGAATCCAATATTTACCTTTACCGAACTGACCGCACAAAAAGTTCGACTCTATATTACCCACGGAAGTAAACGAGATAACATTGCCCGGGTTTACGAACTGCGCATTTTGACCCGAGAACTCTTTCAGCCAAAAGACCGCAAACTTTATTCATCTGAGAGCATCCGCAATTATCAGGTTCAGCTCCTTAGTCCGACTTCATTATTAACTTCCAAACCGACAATTATTGTTGCTACTACCACCTGGTATCCGCTATTCTGTTCGGTTCGATATACCGCTGAAAATTCCGCAGTATTTACTGCGAGTATCCTTCCGGAAGCAACTGAGTTCTGGACCAACGCGGACCTACGCCGTTCTCTGGAGATAAGCGCGGATGATTATCATACTACGATTCATTTCGATACAGAACATACCCCGGGGTATTCGAACCTGCGCGGATCTGGAACCATCTCATTTCAATTGAAATCAAAATCACCAGCTAGTCCTGGACTTTATCAAAAAATCCTGCGGATAAGTCTCCTAAATCCAGAAAATCGAAGTTCTTTAGTATTCCAAGAGATTCCGTTTACTCTTCAAGTGGAATAA
- a CDS encoding translocation/assembly module TamB domain-containing protein, whose product MFRHRINKIRKLKLRYKLLIGFALGWCYVFLIGGILLQSSEFRGYLKSKLIAELEKNLHAKVSIGEISGNIFSRVRIRNVQITSAINGQQSTLKNLFTAEQVSVRFSLWEAFQGNLGFAHLQLIRPKLILYTETFTQPRHAVPERMKPRIQFRWIQLESATVELHHRDKTYALEQFNFAGSISYTDPKLYLAIRKCSGTIAGIPIQELRGSLRLDDKQVVVQNLRVTGKNIQLVANGTIIGYNSTEPTVNLELNATKLPLQNLVALHPVSKSIPLTGTAKCFATIIGSGKNLTGTGELFIPEGSYTSIPFSEFHMRFSISTGIITFDRVKCSMFGGTVTASATVSLQNERVETPTTTRRNDLQHNQSEYKFSLAVKAENIALDKFQVRSSATREAQSKISGSINSELEMTGNLTSPKTWTGTGRVTWMNGRYKKITVTVAESRFSIATGYVALQETRIQTPELTAVGSGLFKPSSSEYRFRVQVTALNLSLLNQMTNLPECSGQGTAEFELIGSVKTVPRITGTFIVNNGTVGRLQFASLSGQMTAENEMIVRVSKLRVGDGMDVNGNAELKFLEGNQLQIISARLTRGDSELAGSGTIDLTKKLTTFQFSGKSMSLADVSQLQAILPNIAGKFNLDGTITGPFTAPVISSRVFLYSITANRQPISDLTGTLSYQMAQKSIELDLTGAGYRLQGNIVGVGQDPNYHFLITAQRADFRLIAAVLRFPVQFASAQLTGSGTISGKKLNLLLSGNCQTLDLILAKSNQKVSVVDGTYSGKISGKSGNIQLIAGAVKAFETNYKRNTPTTQDLIASLDNIKTEFSWANENQNNQIQGNGIITAVHGTISSIPITNLQLQLQLDSGKLTVANSRFRSCDGIFDLTGTVKWMTKPSSYQFSATIRNMQANTLLRYLPGTDRFRDATGLINASLNISGSEFDVTTFVGKGNLSLSQVRIMNRNIDSITATVEISRDKLLITSANLTHNHTTASLTGWFDRTQHLDIIAKGNTDDLTQWLPKTKGAAQFTLHWTNTLQAPVLFAELESDAGGYGRILWEQARIYVQLSDAMQGTITFSSDRIHIGTQQFDRATANILLKDPVVEMSQFEANLSDGGAHATGKVNLQTGVVTLTLTGKKLDLLSLLFSGKQAPLWESGDVYLQGEFNGNYKQHTATAIFHQFQIVSKAKSWGLGSRPTLVNGQDVIITWQNDRVLVPVAKFTDGTGTFTLQGEIELTPEYRLKNYVFTLQGQDVTWPILRGLQAVYHPQLSLRKTTTGTIFSGDFLITKADINGPIMFAPSPVNIPKSNHVTNFKASPLELDLLFRAQDKLHLKTNLLEVDGKGWIKLTGPANEPKVEYEFRSVGGAVFFRGYKFQIVKAEAKPFESNSFNPLLDLFAQRKIRTMDVNLRFYGTLQDYEITLTSDPPLEQSDIMALLATGKTTEELRTATGTGSERVAYGLAAGYIGEEILNTIGNPLVRAVGIDRVGVDYETSNEPRVKVEKDLGKRVTVSYSMGVTKNADPKAQVELQLGKHLSLIGSTGQNTLTQTATGAVDLELKFRTK is encoded by the coding sequence ATGTTCCGTCATAGGATCAATAAAATTCGCAAATTAAAATTACGATATAAACTGTTAATAGGTTTTGCGCTCGGCTGGTGCTATGTATTTCTAATAGGTGGCATTTTATTACAAAGCTCGGAGTTTCGTGGGTATCTAAAATCGAAATTAATTGCTGAGCTAGAAAAAAATCTACATGCGAAAGTTTCAATAGGCGAAATTTCTGGAAATATTTTTTCGCGCGTTCGAATTCGGAATGTTCAGATAACCTCAGCGATCAATGGGCAACAATCAACATTGAAAAATCTATTTACTGCTGAGCAGGTCTCGGTTCGGTTTAGCCTTTGGGAAGCATTCCAGGGAAATCTCGGATTTGCCCATTTACAATTGATTCGACCAAAACTCATCCTATATACCGAAACGTTCACCCAACCGCGTCATGCAGTTCCTGAGAGAATGAAACCGAGAATTCAATTCCGTTGGATTCAACTCGAGTCAGCTACCGTTGAATTACATCATCGAGATAAAACCTATGCGCTGGAACAATTCAATTTCGCTGGTAGTATTAGTTATACCGACCCCAAATTATATCTCGCGATTCGGAAATGTTCCGGGACTATTGCTGGCATTCCGATTCAAGAGTTACGCGGGTCACTGCGGCTAGACGATAAACAGGTTGTAGTTCAGAACCTACGGGTCACTGGAAAGAATATCCAGCTGGTAGCAAACGGAACTATCATTGGCTATAATTCTACTGAACCTACAGTTAATCTAGAACTAAACGCTACCAAACTTCCGTTGCAAAATCTGGTTGCACTTCACCCAGTTTCCAAATCGATTCCATTAACCGGAACTGCTAAATGTTTTGCTACGATTATTGGAAGCGGAAAAAATCTTACCGGAACCGGGGAACTCTTTATTCCAGAAGGCAGTTATACGAGTATCCCGTTTTCGGAATTCCACATGCGGTTTAGTATCTCGACTGGAATAATAACGTTCGATAGAGTGAAATGTTCAATGTTCGGCGGGACGGTTACAGCAAGTGCAACGGTATCTCTCCAAAACGAAAGAGTGGAAACACCGACGACCACACGCAGGAACGACCTACAGCACAATCAATCGGAATATAAATTCTCGCTCGCGGTAAAAGCGGAAAATATTGCGCTTGATAAATTCCAAGTACGGAGTTCAGCTACCCGCGAAGCGCAATCAAAAATTTCCGGAAGTATCAATAGCGAATTGGAAATGACGGGAAATTTAACGAGTCCGAAAACTTGGACCGGAACCGGACGAGTAACTTGGATGAATGGAAGATATAAGAAGATTACAGTTACTGTTGCTGAATCGCGGTTCAGTATAGCTACCGGATATGTTGCACTGCAAGAAACTCGAATTCAGACACCGGAATTAACCGCGGTTGGTTCGGGCTTATTTAAACCAAGCTCAAGCGAATATCGGTTTCGAGTTCAGGTAACCGCATTGAATTTATCGCTATTAAATCAGATGACGAATCTCCCTGAATGTTCTGGTCAGGGAACCGCAGAGTTCGAGTTAATCGGTTCGGTGAAAACGGTTCCGCGCATAACCGGCACATTTATTGTAAATAACGGAACGGTTGGGAGATTGCAATTTGCTTCGCTCTCCGGTCAGATGACGGCTGAAAATGAGATGATTGTCCGAGTCTCTAAACTTCGAGTGGGAGATGGAATGGATGTAAACGGGAACGCGGAATTGAAATTTCTTGAAGGGAACCAACTCCAAATAATTTCTGCACGGTTAACCCGCGGTGACTCAGAATTAGCCGGCAGCGGAACCATTGATTTAACCAAAAAACTTACCACATTCCAGTTTTCAGGGAAATCAATGTCGCTTGCTGATGTTTCGCAACTACAGGCAATATTACCGAATATAGCTGGTAAATTTAACCTTGATGGAACTATTACTGGACCATTTACCGCTCCGGTTATTTCCAGCAGAGTCTTTCTATATTCAATAACCGCGAATAGACAGCCGATATCAGACTTGACTGGTACCCTGAGTTATCAAATGGCACAGAAATCGATTGAACTTGACCTCACCGGAGCAGGATATCGTCTCCAGGGGAATATCGTCGGTGTTGGACAAGACCCGAACTATCATTTCCTGATTACTGCTCAACGAGCAGATTTTCGGCTTATTGCTGCTGTACTACGGTTTCCGGTGCAATTCGCCTCCGCTCAGTTAACCGGTTCCGGAACTATCTCCGGGAAAAAATTGAATCTACTATTGTCCGGGAATTGCCAGACATTAGACCTAATTCTAGCAAAATCTAACCAAAAAGTATCGGTAGTTGATGGAACCTATTCCGGAAAAATCAGTGGGAAATCCGGGAACATCCAATTAATCGCAGGAGCAGTCAAAGCGTTTGAAACTAACTATAAAAGAAACACTCCCACCACTCAAGACCTAATCGCAAGTTTAGATAATATAAAAACCGAATTTAGCTGGGCAAATGAAAATCAAAACAACCAAATTCAGGGCAACGGAATAATTACTGCGGTGCATGGGACTATTTCTTCAATTCCAATAACAAATTTGCAGTTGCAACTCCAGCTCGATTCCGGAAAGTTAACAGTGGCAAATAGCCGGTTTAGAAGTTGTGATGGTATATTTGATTTAACGGGAACGGTTAAATGGATGACGAAACCATCTAGCTACCAATTCTCAGCAACGATTCGCAATATGCAAGCGAATACCCTACTTCGCTATCTTCCAGGAACAGACCGGTTCCGCGATGCTACCGGACTGATTAACGCTAGCTTGAATATTTCCGGGTCTGAGTTCGATGTTACGACCTTTGTGGGAAAAGGAAATCTGAGTTTAAGCCAAGTTCGAATTATGAACCGCAACATCGATTCGATTACGGCAACGGTTGAAATCAGTCGGGATAAATTGCTGATTACGTCCGCGAATTTAACCCATAATCATACTACCGCGAGTTTAACCGGCTGGTTCGATAGAACCCAGCATCTTGATATAATCGCTAAAGGTAATACGGATGATTTAACCCAATGGTTGCCGAAAACGAAAGGAGCAGCGCAGTTTACGTTGCATTGGACGAATACGTTACAAGCGCCGGTATTATTTGCCGAACTCGAATCAGACGCTGGTGGATATGGTCGGATTCTTTGGGAACAGGCGCGGATTTATGTACAACTATCAGATGCAATGCAGGGAACAATAACGTTCAGCAGCGATCGGATTCATATCGGGACCCAACAGTTTGACCGCGCTACCGCCAATATTCTCCTCAAAGACCCAGTAGTAGAAATGTCACAATTTGAAGCGAATCTAAGTGATGGCGGTGCACACGCAACAGGAAAGGTCAATCTGCAAACTGGAGTGGTTACGTTAACTTTAACTGGGAAAAAACTCGATCTTTTGAGTTTACTGTTTTCTGGGAAACAAGCGCCGCTTTGGGAGTCTGGTGATGTTTATTTGCAGGGAGAATTTAATGGGAACTATAAACAACATACTGCGACCGCAATCTTTCACCAATTCCAAATTGTTTCAAAAGCGAAATCGTGGGGACTCGGGTCTCGCCCGACATTGGTTAATGGGCAGGATGTAATTATTACCTGGCAGAATGATCGGGTATTGGTCCCGGTCGCTAAATTTACCGATGGAACCGGAACATTTACTTTACAAGGAGAAATCGAGTTAACGCCGGAATATCGGTTAAAAAATTATGTATTTACGCTGCAAGGACAAGACGTTACTTGGCCTATTCTTCGCGGGTTACAAGCGGTATATCATCCACAGTTATCATTGCGCAAAACAACTACCGGCACTATTTTTTCTGGCGATTTTCTGATTACTAAAGCCGATATTAACGGACCGATTATGTTCGCTCCATCTCCTGTCAATATTCCGAAATCAAATCACGTGACCAATTTTAAAGCTTCTCCCTTAGAGTTAGATTTACTGTTTCGAGCCCAAGATAAACTCCATCTTAAAACAAATCTACTCGAAGTGGATGGCAAAGGATGGATTAAACTTACCGGACCAGCGAATGAGCCGAAAGTTGAATATGAATTTCGGTCAGTTGGTGGCGCAGTGTTTTTCCGCGGATATAAATTCCAGATCGTTAAAGCGGAAGCGAAACCATTTGAATCGAATAGTTTTAATCCATTACTCGATTTATTTGCACAACGAAAAATCCGAACGATGGATGTTAACCTTCGGTTCTACGGCACGCTGCAGGATTATGAAATAACCTTGACTTCTGACCCGCCATTAGAGCAATCTGATATTATGGCATTATTAGCTACCGGAAAAACCACGGAAGAATTACGCACGGCAACAGGAACTGGCAGTGAACGCGTTGCATACGGATTAGCTGCAGGATATATTGGTGAAGAAATTTTAAATACTATTGGGAATCCGTTGGTTCGTGCGGTAGGCATAGACCGGGTAGGGGTAGATTATGAGACCAGTAATGAACCCCGGGTTAAAGTTGAAAAAGATTTAGGGAAACGCGTTACGGTTTCGTATAGCATGGGAGTAACTAAAAATGCTGACCCGAAAGCGCAGGTTGAACTGCAACTCGGCAAACATCTATCGTTAATTGGGTCTACCGGTCAAAATACGTTAACCCAGACGGCTACCGGTGCGGTAGATTTGGAACTGAAATTTAGAACAAAATAA
- a CDS encoding Mut7-C RNAse domain-containing protein, whose protein sequence is MESKKFIADAMLGRLARWLRILGYDTVYRKHTSDAVIVAQAIREQRIILTRDRHFTKMKSAKNHFLISSTRLADQFREVVTAFQLNTNQYIFTRCAECNTPLVPVNKTEIIHRLPLYVAKTQDKFSRCPSCNRLYWAGTHLNLMRKKIDTMLHG, encoded by the coding sequence ATGGAATCTAAGAAGTTTATTGCAGATGCTATGCTTGGTCGGTTAGCTCGCTGGTTACGTATCCTCGGATATGATACGGTATATCGCAAGCATACCAGCGATGCGGTTATTGTGGCGCAAGCGATTCGAGAACAACGAATTATCTTAACCCGGGATCGGCATTTTACGAAAATGAAATCAGCGAAAAATCATTTCTTAATTTCAAGCACACGGTTAGCCGACCAGTTTCGAGAAGTAGTTACCGCATTTCAATTAAACACGAATCAATATATTTTCACCCGATGTGCGGAATGTAATACTCCGTTAGTTCCAGTTAATAAAACTGAAATCATCCATCGTTTGCCGCTCTATGTTGCCAAAACGCAGGATAAATTCAGCCGTTGTCCGAGCTGCAACCGCCTCTATTGGGCAGGAACACATTTAAATCTGATGCGAAAAAAAATAGATACGATGTTACATGGATAA